From Panulirus ornatus isolate Po-2019 chromosome 41, ASM3632096v1, whole genome shotgun sequence, one genomic window encodes:
- the LOC139761711 gene encoding transient receptor potential cation channel subfamily A member 1-like isoform X3, with product MVADVENQKTPLVSAMEMRVLKADSVNTLLEHDDDGGLRKLLQEWSPAHVWRPEPNHEQSAHTTTSLHVAAKKGALKCLKVLLDANPPNDVLNAPDQDGRTPLLVAVQETQPRVVKMLCEAGAHVNARNDKGQSALHLLTFAVSKGLKPENTLQEIAEVLLSQEDIDLESHAPLTPLAVAASRLPPGDGAPRSGGLIKLCRDLVKAGASLEEDGGAGTIEEVLQQKQALPAILMGGERKSAPKRPAASEFLDMIILGNSVQDVHAFLKKKSAEDAHDAANCRLGKKTLLFHAVDNSNEVLVKVLIEAGASPWTNEITNELPIHRAASRGHLNIFNLLIDHMKGGKKSVDLQEYSFSLIQKLIENSRKVKGASPDVSHSGCLHRLMEDDVIMNFNQEWMDQSTLHVAASFNNQEAICELLRKGAFLGARRTVLGKDQGNILDSVLLATLERAMDGCITHHPATADETEPENVLNEDYMLKLDYQFLLPPVNDDLKNEVKKTNEMETIMDICRSNRHRHAIKHPLIQTLLYAKWRKALPLYLLNLGIYLFFVVILTAFVYYLKDLRILEARAEKLIDSGSSNSTLDENIESKQTTVQCLIGFLLPVTIYMVVRELFQIFFSREMYLKSIENYLEWFLVIVVFVLLAKRFDADITRHIAAWAMIVAWYEFVLILGRAPLFALYITMLRHVSWNFLKLIFLFSALILAFTISFNIILQPSGGNESTDFRDFWSTLPKAIVMATGEFEYSDLSEHFSRKMQFLTSAVLVFLLFLFLIFLVLMNVMNGLAVTDTQQVVDDAILYSLTSRLELVYQIESMFLRCPGLQSYVDRLQLLLGTKNQPVLFALINNRVKKQRLLSGKSKEYSSKLDDDTAECLRTHRLQHIEKQDRQNRGDSMDEVRALLQELKDITKHYSELQQ from the exons ATGGTGGCAGATGTGGAGAATCAGAAGACACCTCTCGTGTCTGCTATGGAGATGCGTGTCCTAAAAGCTGACTCTGTTAATACCTTGCTGGAGCACGATGATGATGGAGGTTTGCGTAAATTGCTTCAAGAATGGTCACCAGCTCATGTTTGGCGACCAGAGCCCAATCATGAACAGTCAGCACATACCACTACCTCACTCCATGTTGCTGCTAAGAAGGGTGCTTTAAAATGTTTGAAAGTTTTGTTGGATGCTAATCCCCCAAATGATGTTCTTAATGCTCCTGATCAAGATGGAAGAACACCATTGTTGGTGGCAGTGCAAGAAACACAACCTAGAGTTGTTAAGATGCTCTGTGAAGCTGGAGCCCATGTTAATGCACGGAATGATAAAGGTCAGAGTGCCCTACATCTTTTAACTTTTGCAGTATCAAAAGGACTTAAACCTGAGAACACTTTGCAAGAAATTGCAGAGGTACTTTTATCCCAGGAGGATATTGATCTGGAATCTCATGCACCGCTGACACCACTTGCAGTGGCTGCTTCTAGGCTACCTCCAGGGGATGGAGCTCCCAGAAGTGGTGGGCTAATCAAATTATGCAGAGATCTGGTGAAAGCTGGTGCTTCTCTTGAGGAAGATGGGGGAGCTGGTACTATTGAGGAGGTTCTGCAACAAAAGCAAGCTCTTCCCGCAATTCTGATGGGTGGAGAACGTAAGTCAGCCCCTAAAAGGCCTGCAGCATCAGAATTCCTGGATATGATAATATTGGGAAACAGTGTTCAGGATGTGCATGCATTTCTGAAGAAGAAATCAGCTGAAGATGCCCATGATGCAGCTAATTGTCGACTTGGGAAAAAAACATTACTTTTCCATGCAGTTGATAACAGTAACGAAGTGTTAGTAAAAGTATTGATCGAGGCTGGTGCTAGTCCCtggacaaatgaaataacaaatgAACTGCCTATTCATCGTGCCGCTTCCCGTGGACATTTGAATATTTTTAATCTGCTTATTGATCACATGAAAGGTGGTAAGAAGTCTGTTGATCTTCAGGAATATAGTTTCAGCCTTATCCAGAAACTTATAGAAAAtagtaggaaggtgaaaggagctTCTCCTGATGTAAGCCATTCAGGATGTTTACATAGGTTAATGGAAGATGATGTTATTATGAACTTCAACCAGGAATGGATGGATCAGAGTACACTGCATGTGGCTGCTTCGTTTAATAATCAAGAGGCAATATGTGAACTTCTCCGCAAGGGAGCCTTCCTTGGTGCTCGTCGAACAGTACTAGGAAAGGACCAAGGCAATATCTTAGACTCAGTCCTGCTTGCAACTTTGGAACGAGCCATGGATGGCTGTATTACACATCATCCAGCAACTGCAGATGAAACTGAGCCGGAAAATGTTCTCAATGAAGATTATATGTTAAAACTTGATTACCAGTTCCTTTTGCCCCCAGTCAATGATGACCTTAAGAACGAAGTAAAGAAAACTAATGAAATGGAAACAATTATGGACATCTGTAGAAGTAATCGTCATCGTCATGCTATAAAACACCCACTAATACAAACTCTTTTATATGCAAAATGGCGAAAGGCCCTTCCCCTCTACCTTCTCAATCTAGGAATATACCTCTTCTTTGTTGTCATCCTCACAGCATTTGTATACTATCTGAAGGACTTGCGCATACTTGAAGCACGAGCTGAGAAACTTATTGATTCTGGCTCTTCTAACTCCACCCTAGATGAAAATATAGAAAGTAAACAAACGACAGTGCAATGTCTCATAGGTTTCCTTCTCCCAGTCACAATATACATGGTTGTGCGGGAACTGTTCCAGATTTTCTTCTCTCGTGAAATGTATCTCAAAAGCATAGAAAACTACTTAGAATGGTTTCTGGTGATTGTAGTATTTGTACTGCTTGCAAAAAGATTTGATGCTGATATCACCCGCCATATTGCTGCTTGGGCTATGATTGTAGCTTG GTATGAGTTTGTCCTCATTCTTGGTCGAGCGCCTCTCTTCGCTCTCTACATCACAATGCTTCGACATGTATCCTGGAACTTCTTGAAGTTAATTTTCCTCTTTAGTGCCCTCATCCTTGCATTCACTATCAGCTTCAACATTATCTTACAACCCAGTGGTGGTAATGAG AGTACCGACTTTCGTGATTTCTGGTCAACACTACCAAAGGCAATTGTAATGGCAACTGGTGAGTTTGAATACTCTGACCTGAGTGAGCACTTCTCAAGAAAGATGCAGTTCTTAACATCTGCAGTACTAGTTTTCTTACTGTTCCTGTTCCTCATCTTCCTTGTCCTCATGAATGTTATGAATGGACTGGCAGTTACAGACACCCAG CAAGTGGTTGATGATGCAATACTCTACTCCTTAACCTCAAGACTAGAGTTGGTCTATCAAATTGAATCCATGTTCCTGAGATGTCCTGGCTTGCAGTCGTATGTTGACCGACTTCAATTACTCTTAGGAACAAAGAACCAGCCTGTTCTGTTTGCCCTGATTAACAATCGAGTCAAGAAACAAAGACTTTTATCTGGGAAGAGCAAGGAATACTCCAGCAAACTGGATGATGATACAGCAGAATGCCTCAG AACCCATCGTCTTCAGCATATAGAGAAACAAGATCGGCAGAATCGTGGTGATTCTATGGATGAAGTCCGCGCGCTTTTGCAAGAACTGAAGGACATTACCAAGCATTACTCTGAACTACAGCAGTAG
- the LOC139761711 gene encoding transient receptor potential cation channel subfamily A member 1-like isoform X2: MASKSEVSVLDCCAPSNSPPTSPASAVKTTIRWAEKRIPIQGAVMVADVENQKTPLVSAMEMRVLKADSVNTLLEHDDDGGLRKLLQEWSPAHVWRPEPNHEQSAHTTTSLHVAAKKGALKCLKVLLDANPPNDVLNAPDQDGRTPLLVAVQETQPRVVKMLCEAGAHVNARNDKGQSALHLLTFAVSKGLKPENTLQEIAEVLLSQEDIDLESHAPLTPLAVAASRLPPGDGAPRSGGLIKLCRDLVKAGASLEEDGGAGTIEEVLQQKQALPAILMGGERKSAPKRPAASEFLDMIILGNSVQDVHAFLKKKSAEDAHDAANCRLGKKTLLFHAVDNSNEVLVKVLIEAGASPWTNEITNELPIHRAASRGHLNIFNLLIDHMKGGKKSVDLQEYSFSLIQKLIENSRKVKGASPDVSHSGCLHRLMEDDVIMNFNQEWMDQSTLHVAASFNNQEAICELLRKGAFLGARRTVLGKDQGNILDSVLLATLERAMDGCITHHPATADETEPENVLNEDYMLKLDYQFLLPPVNDDLKNEVKKTNEMETIMDICRSNRHRHAIKHPLIQTLLYAKWRKALPLYLLNLGIYLFFVVILTAFVYYLKDLRILEARAEKLIDSGSSNSTLDENIESKQTTVQCLIGFLLPVTIYMVVRELFQIFFSREMYLKSIENYLEWFLVIVVFVLLAKRFDADITRHIAAWAMIVAWYEFVLILGRAPLFALYITMLRHVSWNFLKLIFLFSALILAFTISFNIILQPSGGNESTDFRDFWSTLPKAIVMATGEFEYSDLSEHFSRKMQFLTSAVLVFLLFLFLIFLVLMNVMNGLAVTDTQQVVDDAILYSLTSRLELVYQIESMFLRCPGLQSYVDRLQLLLGTKNQPVLFALINNRVKKQRLLSGKSKEYSSKLDDDTAECLRTHRLQHIEKQDRQNRGDSMDEVRALLQELKDITKHYSELQQ, translated from the exons GTGCTGTGATGGTGGCAGATGTGGAGAATCAGAAGACACCTCTCGTGTCTGCTATGGAGATGCGTGTCCTAAAAGCTGACTCTGTTAATACCTTGCTGGAGCACGATGATGATGGAGGTTTGCGTAAATTGCTTCAAGAATGGTCACCAGCTCATGTTTGGCGACCAGAGCCCAATCATGAACAGTCAGCACATACCACTACCTCACTCCATGTTGCTGCTAAGAAGGGTGCTTTAAAATGTTTGAAAGTTTTGTTGGATGCTAATCCCCCAAATGATGTTCTTAATGCTCCTGATCAAGATGGAAGAACACCATTGTTGGTGGCAGTGCAAGAAACACAACCTAGAGTTGTTAAGATGCTCTGTGAAGCTGGAGCCCATGTTAATGCACGGAATGATAAAGGTCAGAGTGCCCTACATCTTTTAACTTTTGCAGTATCAAAAGGACTTAAACCTGAGAACACTTTGCAAGAAATTGCAGAGGTACTTTTATCCCAGGAGGATATTGATCTGGAATCTCATGCACCGCTGACACCACTTGCAGTGGCTGCTTCTAGGCTACCTCCAGGGGATGGAGCTCCCAGAAGTGGTGGGCTAATCAAATTATGCAGAGATCTGGTGAAAGCTGGTGCTTCTCTTGAGGAAGATGGGGGAGCTGGTACTATTGAGGAGGTTCTGCAACAAAAGCAAGCTCTTCCCGCAATTCTGATGGGTGGAGAACGTAAGTCAGCCCCTAAAAGGCCTGCAGCATCAGAATTCCTGGATATGATAATATTGGGAAACAGTGTTCAGGATGTGCATGCATTTCTGAAGAAGAAATCAGCTGAAGATGCCCATGATGCAGCTAATTGTCGACTTGGGAAAAAAACATTACTTTTCCATGCAGTTGATAACAGTAACGAAGTGTTAGTAAAAGTATTGATCGAGGCTGGTGCTAGTCCCtggacaaatgaaataacaaatgAACTGCCTATTCATCGTGCCGCTTCCCGTGGACATTTGAATATTTTTAATCTGCTTATTGATCACATGAAAGGTGGTAAGAAGTCTGTTGATCTTCAGGAATATAGTTTCAGCCTTATCCAGAAACTTATAGAAAAtagtaggaaggtgaaaggagctTCTCCTGATGTAAGCCATTCAGGATGTTTACATAGGTTAATGGAAGATGATGTTATTATGAACTTCAACCAGGAATGGATGGATCAGAGTACACTGCATGTGGCTGCTTCGTTTAATAATCAAGAGGCAATATGTGAACTTCTCCGCAAGGGAGCCTTCCTTGGTGCTCGTCGAACAGTACTAGGAAAGGACCAAGGCAATATCTTAGACTCAGTCCTGCTTGCAACTTTGGAACGAGCCATGGATGGCTGTATTACACATCATCCAGCAACTGCAGATGAAACTGAGCCGGAAAATGTTCTCAATGAAGATTATATGTTAAAACTTGATTACCAGTTCCTTTTGCCCCCAGTCAATGATGACCTTAAGAACGAAGTAAAGAAAACTAATGAAATGGAAACAATTATGGACATCTGTAGAAGTAATCGTCATCGTCATGCTATAAAACACCCACTAATACAAACTCTTTTATATGCAAAATGGCGAAAGGCCCTTCCCCTCTACCTTCTCAATCTAGGAATATACCTCTTCTTTGTTGTCATCCTCACAGCATTTGTATACTATCTGAAGGACTTGCGCATACTTGAAGCACGAGCTGAGAAACTTATTGATTCTGGCTCTTCTAACTCCACCCTAGATGAAAATATAGAAAGTAAACAAACGACAGTGCAATGTCTCATAGGTTTCCTTCTCCCAGTCACAATATACATGGTTGTGCGGGAACTGTTCCAGATTTTCTTCTCTCGTGAAATGTATCTCAAAAGCATAGAAAACTACTTAGAATGGTTTCTGGTGATTGTAGTATTTGTACTGCTTGCAAAAAGATTTGATGCTGATATCACCCGCCATATTGCTGCTTGGGCTATGATTGTAGCTTG GTATGAGTTTGTCCTCATTCTTGGTCGAGCGCCTCTCTTCGCTCTCTACATCACAATGCTTCGACATGTATCCTGGAACTTCTTGAAGTTAATTTTCCTCTTTAGTGCCCTCATCCTTGCATTCACTATCAGCTTCAACATTATCTTACAACCCAGTGGTGGTAATGAG AGTACCGACTTTCGTGATTTCTGGTCAACACTACCAAAGGCAATTGTAATGGCAACTGGTGAGTTTGAATACTCTGACCTGAGTGAGCACTTCTCAAGAAAGATGCAGTTCTTAACATCTGCAGTACTAGTTTTCTTACTGTTCCTGTTCCTCATCTTCCTTGTCCTCATGAATGTTATGAATGGACTGGCAGTTACAGACACCCAG CAAGTGGTTGATGATGCAATACTCTACTCCTTAACCTCAAGACTAGAGTTGGTCTATCAAATTGAATCCATGTTCCTGAGATGTCCTGGCTTGCAGTCGTATGTTGACCGACTTCAATTACTCTTAGGAACAAAGAACCAGCCTGTTCTGTTTGCCCTGATTAACAATCGAGTCAAGAAACAAAGACTTTTATCTGGGAAGAGCAAGGAATACTCCAGCAAACTGGATGATGATACAGCAGAATGCCTCAG AACCCATCGTCTTCAGCATATAGAGAAACAAGATCGGCAGAATCGTGGTGATTCTATGGATGAAGTCCGCGCGCTTTTGCAAGAACTGAAGGACATTACCAAGCATTACTCTGAACTACAGCAGTAG
- the LOC139761711 gene encoding transient receptor potential cation channel subfamily A member 1-like isoform X1: MRDVAQREFEAERHQSLFTVHTLGRRRVPLPPVLFAVALVPPTWCLAHSAGAVMVADVENQKTPLVSAMEMRVLKADSVNTLLEHDDDGGLRKLLQEWSPAHVWRPEPNHEQSAHTTTSLHVAAKKGALKCLKVLLDANPPNDVLNAPDQDGRTPLLVAVQETQPRVVKMLCEAGAHVNARNDKGQSALHLLTFAVSKGLKPENTLQEIAEVLLSQEDIDLESHAPLTPLAVAASRLPPGDGAPRSGGLIKLCRDLVKAGASLEEDGGAGTIEEVLQQKQALPAILMGGERKSAPKRPAASEFLDMIILGNSVQDVHAFLKKKSAEDAHDAANCRLGKKTLLFHAVDNSNEVLVKVLIEAGASPWTNEITNELPIHRAASRGHLNIFNLLIDHMKGGKKSVDLQEYSFSLIQKLIENSRKVKGASPDVSHSGCLHRLMEDDVIMNFNQEWMDQSTLHVAASFNNQEAICELLRKGAFLGARRTVLGKDQGNILDSVLLATLERAMDGCITHHPATADETEPENVLNEDYMLKLDYQFLLPPVNDDLKNEVKKTNEMETIMDICRSNRHRHAIKHPLIQTLLYAKWRKALPLYLLNLGIYLFFVVILTAFVYYLKDLRILEARAEKLIDSGSSNSTLDENIESKQTTVQCLIGFLLPVTIYMVVRELFQIFFSREMYLKSIENYLEWFLVIVVFVLLAKRFDADITRHIAAWAMIVAWYEFVLILGRAPLFALYITMLRHVSWNFLKLIFLFSALILAFTISFNIILQPSGGNESTDFRDFWSTLPKAIVMATGEFEYSDLSEHFSRKMQFLTSAVLVFLLFLFLIFLVLMNVMNGLAVTDTQQVVDDAILYSLTSRLELVYQIESMFLRCPGLQSYVDRLQLLLGTKNQPVLFALINNRVKKQRLLSGKSKEYSSKLDDDTAECLRTHRLQHIEKQDRQNRGDSMDEVRALLQELKDITKHYSELQQ, encoded by the exons GTGCTGTGATGGTGGCAGATGTGGAGAATCAGAAGACACCTCTCGTGTCTGCTATGGAGATGCGTGTCCTAAAAGCTGACTCTGTTAATACCTTGCTGGAGCACGATGATGATGGAGGTTTGCGTAAATTGCTTCAAGAATGGTCACCAGCTCATGTTTGGCGACCAGAGCCCAATCATGAACAGTCAGCACATACCACTACCTCACTCCATGTTGCTGCTAAGAAGGGTGCTTTAAAATGTTTGAAAGTTTTGTTGGATGCTAATCCCCCAAATGATGTTCTTAATGCTCCTGATCAAGATGGAAGAACACCATTGTTGGTGGCAGTGCAAGAAACACAACCTAGAGTTGTTAAGATGCTCTGTGAAGCTGGAGCCCATGTTAATGCACGGAATGATAAAGGTCAGAGTGCCCTACATCTTTTAACTTTTGCAGTATCAAAAGGACTTAAACCTGAGAACACTTTGCAAGAAATTGCAGAGGTACTTTTATCCCAGGAGGATATTGATCTGGAATCTCATGCACCGCTGACACCACTTGCAGTGGCTGCTTCTAGGCTACCTCCAGGGGATGGAGCTCCCAGAAGTGGTGGGCTAATCAAATTATGCAGAGATCTGGTGAAAGCTGGTGCTTCTCTTGAGGAAGATGGGGGAGCTGGTACTATTGAGGAGGTTCTGCAACAAAAGCAAGCTCTTCCCGCAATTCTGATGGGTGGAGAACGTAAGTCAGCCCCTAAAAGGCCTGCAGCATCAGAATTCCTGGATATGATAATATTGGGAAACAGTGTTCAGGATGTGCATGCATTTCTGAAGAAGAAATCAGCTGAAGATGCCCATGATGCAGCTAATTGTCGACTTGGGAAAAAAACATTACTTTTCCATGCAGTTGATAACAGTAACGAAGTGTTAGTAAAAGTATTGATCGAGGCTGGTGCTAGTCCCtggacaaatgaaataacaaatgAACTGCCTATTCATCGTGCCGCTTCCCGTGGACATTTGAATATTTTTAATCTGCTTATTGATCACATGAAAGGTGGTAAGAAGTCTGTTGATCTTCAGGAATATAGTTTCAGCCTTATCCAGAAACTTATAGAAAAtagtaggaaggtgaaaggagctTCTCCTGATGTAAGCCATTCAGGATGTTTACATAGGTTAATGGAAGATGATGTTATTATGAACTTCAACCAGGAATGGATGGATCAGAGTACACTGCATGTGGCTGCTTCGTTTAATAATCAAGAGGCAATATGTGAACTTCTCCGCAAGGGAGCCTTCCTTGGTGCTCGTCGAACAGTACTAGGAAAGGACCAAGGCAATATCTTAGACTCAGTCCTGCTTGCAACTTTGGAACGAGCCATGGATGGCTGTATTACACATCATCCAGCAACTGCAGATGAAACTGAGCCGGAAAATGTTCTCAATGAAGATTATATGTTAAAACTTGATTACCAGTTCCTTTTGCCCCCAGTCAATGATGACCTTAAGAACGAAGTAAAGAAAACTAATGAAATGGAAACAATTATGGACATCTGTAGAAGTAATCGTCATCGTCATGCTATAAAACACCCACTAATACAAACTCTTTTATATGCAAAATGGCGAAAGGCCCTTCCCCTCTACCTTCTCAATCTAGGAATATACCTCTTCTTTGTTGTCATCCTCACAGCATTTGTATACTATCTGAAGGACTTGCGCATACTTGAAGCACGAGCTGAGAAACTTATTGATTCTGGCTCTTCTAACTCCACCCTAGATGAAAATATAGAAAGTAAACAAACGACAGTGCAATGTCTCATAGGTTTCCTTCTCCCAGTCACAATATACATGGTTGTGCGGGAACTGTTCCAGATTTTCTTCTCTCGTGAAATGTATCTCAAAAGCATAGAAAACTACTTAGAATGGTTTCTGGTGATTGTAGTATTTGTACTGCTTGCAAAAAGATTTGATGCTGATATCACCCGCCATATTGCTGCTTGGGCTATGATTGTAGCTTG GTATGAGTTTGTCCTCATTCTTGGTCGAGCGCCTCTCTTCGCTCTCTACATCACAATGCTTCGACATGTATCCTGGAACTTCTTGAAGTTAATTTTCCTCTTTAGTGCCCTCATCCTTGCATTCACTATCAGCTTCAACATTATCTTACAACCCAGTGGTGGTAATGAG AGTACCGACTTTCGTGATTTCTGGTCAACACTACCAAAGGCAATTGTAATGGCAACTGGTGAGTTTGAATACTCTGACCTGAGTGAGCACTTCTCAAGAAAGATGCAGTTCTTAACATCTGCAGTACTAGTTTTCTTACTGTTCCTGTTCCTCATCTTCCTTGTCCTCATGAATGTTATGAATGGACTGGCAGTTACAGACACCCAG CAAGTGGTTGATGATGCAATACTCTACTCCTTAACCTCAAGACTAGAGTTGGTCTATCAAATTGAATCCATGTTCCTGAGATGTCCTGGCTTGCAGTCGTATGTTGACCGACTTCAATTACTCTTAGGAACAAAGAACCAGCCTGTTCTGTTTGCCCTGATTAACAATCGAGTCAAGAAACAAAGACTTTTATCTGGGAAGAGCAAGGAATACTCCAGCAAACTGGATGATGATACAGCAGAATGCCTCAG AACCCATCGTCTTCAGCATATAGAGAAACAAGATCGGCAGAATCGTGGTGATTCTATGGATGAAGTCCGCGCGCTTTTGCAAGAACTGAAGGACATTACCAAGCATTACTCTGAACTACAGCAGTAG